One genomic window of Streptomonospora nanhaiensis includes the following:
- a CDS encoding IS701 family transposase, whose protein sequence is MDTGTAHRPRTRVGSGHPAHAGHPLHPDPRVRPVREHRGRPARPLRTRPAPLTASPIFRELSEDLFASLPRSDQRGKGVAYLRGLLATPGRKSVRNMAAGLGGAESCSATGQSLHHFICNSTWDWLPVRRTLAQRLAGWLPPRAWVVRPLIIPKTGQHSAGVGRFFSDGGRVVSAQRAVGVWFVTDRTAVPVHWQLDMPEPGGDGRTGGYADLAADACLEMAAEWGLPSAPVLLDLDGADPVPALRRLRAAGMTPVARLPRDRELAVADPALTGHTGTVLTAERIMRAARALRRPLPGARAGRPPRPVLGVSVGVALPGQTRPGEPDLAVTGTAPAGGTWPEEIWLSGRTAYRSAPPLWALRTLVRRVDVSLHAIGDRVGLRDYAGRSFAGWHRHITLASAAHAVAAFSTDHRATRRPLA, encoded by the coding sequence ATGGACACTGGAACAGCGCACCGGCCGCGCACGCGTGTCGGCTCCGGGCATCCGGCGCACGCGGGCCACCCCCTTCACCCCGACCCGCGGGTGCGGCCCGTACGCGAGCACCGCGGGCGGCCGGCGCGGCCGCTGCGCACGCGGCCCGCCCCGCTCACCGCGTCGCCGATCTTCCGCGAGCTGAGCGAGGACCTGTTCGCCTCCCTGCCCCGCAGCGACCAGCGCGGCAAGGGCGTCGCCTACCTGCGCGGCCTGCTCGCCACGCCCGGCCGCAAGTCCGTGCGCAACATGGCCGCCGGGCTGGGCGGCGCCGAGAGCTGCTCGGCCACCGGCCAGAGCCTGCACCACTTCATCTGCAACTCCACCTGGGACTGGCTGCCCGTGCGCCGCACGCTGGCCCAGCGGCTGGCCGGCTGGCTGCCGCCGCGCGCCTGGGTGGTGCGCCCGCTGATCATCCCCAAGACGGGCCAGCACTCCGCCGGGGTCGGCCGGTTCTTCTCCGACGGCGGCCGGGTGGTCAGCGCCCAGCGCGCCGTGGGCGTCTGGTTCGTCACCGACCGCACGGCCGTGCCCGTCCACTGGCAGCTCGACATGCCCGAGCCGGGCGGCGACGGCCGCACCGGCGGCTACGCCGACCTCGCCGCCGACGCCTGCCTGGAGATGGCCGCCGAGTGGGGCCTGCCCTCAGCGCCCGTGCTGCTCGACCTGGACGGCGCCGACCCCGTCCCCGCCCTGCGCCGGCTGCGCGCCGCCGGGATGACGCCGGTGGCCCGGCTGCCCCGCGACCGCGAACTCGCCGTGGCCGATCCCGCGCTGACCGGCCACACCGGCACCGTGCTGACCGCCGAGCGGATCATGCGCGCCGCCCGCGCCCTGCGCCGCCCCCTGCCCGGGGCCCGCGCCGGCCGCCCGCCGCGCCCGGTGCTGGGCGTATCGGTGGGGGTGGCCCTGCCCGGCCAGACCCGCCCGGGCGAGCCCGACCTGGCGGTCACCGGCACCGCGCCGGCCGGGGGCACCTGGCCCGAGGAGATTTGGCTGTCGGGCCGCACCGCCTACCGGAGCGCGCCGCCGCTGTGGGCGCTGCGCACCCTGGTGCGGCGGGTGGACGTCTCCCTGCACGCCATCGGCGACCGCGTCGGCCTGCGCGACTACGCCGGCCGCTCCTTCGCCGGGTGGCACCGCCACATCACCCTGGCCTCCGCCGCCCACGCCGTCGCCGCCTTCAGCACCGACCACCGTGCCACGCGCCGCCCCCTGGCCTGA
- a CDS encoding erythromycin esterase family protein: MTQDMYHFVPDSCALLGIGEPTHGEPAFALVRNELFARLVDRGFRSIALETDRVAALAVDDYVQGGAGTLESVLQEGFSHGVGGLGGPEATGRLLAWMREYNTGRPPEERLAFHGFDIPTEMMSAPSPRAYLEHVRDYLGLDLDIAGAAGADERWSRTEAVMDPAASMGATAEAGRLRVIADDLLTTLYARAPELVPATSRAAWRRARTHLTAGIGLLRYHERCAEDIDRQERYTRLLITRDVLMADNLADIRAAEAGRGPTLAFAHNTHLQRNPGRWRTESLDLTWFSAGAVAEQSAGESGYTFIAGSLGRSAAMGLAEPEPGTYEAGLQTRAAPWGLVPADTLPPARSRTDHRPEQGYFPLDRETVAAADAILHLADGTAAAESVQPRP; encoded by the coding sequence ATGACTCAGGACATGTACCACTTCGTCCCCGACTCCTGCGCCCTGCTGGGGATCGGGGAGCCCACGCACGGCGAGCCGGCGTTCGCGCTGGTCCGCAACGAGCTGTTCGCCCGGCTGGTCGACCGGGGCTTCCGGTCGATCGCCCTGGAGACCGACCGCGTGGCGGCGCTCGCCGTCGACGACTACGTCCAGGGGGGAGCGGGCACCCTCGAATCCGTGCTCCAGGAGGGGTTCTCCCACGGTGTCGGGGGCCTGGGCGGCCCGGAGGCCACCGGCCGGCTGCTCGCCTGGATGCGCGAGTACAACACCGGGCGCCCGCCCGAGGAGCGGCTGGCCTTCCACGGGTTCGACATCCCCACGGAGATGATGAGCGCGCCCAGCCCGCGCGCCTACCTGGAGCACGTCCGGGACTACCTGGGACTGGACCTCGACATCGCGGGCGCCGCCGGTGCCGACGAGCGGTGGAGCCGCACCGAGGCGGTCATGGACCCGGCCGCGTCCATGGGCGCCACGGCCGAGGCCGGGCGGCTGCGGGTGATCGCCGACGACCTGCTCACCACCCTTTACGCGCGGGCGCCCGAACTCGTCCCGGCGACCTCGCGCGCCGCCTGGCGGCGGGCGCGGACCCACCTGACCGCCGGGATCGGACTCCTGCGCTACCACGAGCGGTGCGCGGAGGACATCGACCGGCAGGAGCGCTACACCCGCCTGCTCATCACGCGCGACGTGCTCATGGCCGACAACCTCGCCGACATCCGGGCCGCCGAGGCGGGGCGCGGCCCCACGCTGGCGTTCGCCCACAACACCCACCTCCAGCGCAACCCGGGCCGGTGGCGGACGGAGAGCCTGGACCTCACCTGGTTCTCCGCCGGCGCCGTCGCGGAGCAGTCGGCCGGTGAGAGCGGCTACACCTTCATCGCCGGCAGCCTGGGCCGCAGCGCGGCCATGGGCCTGGCCGAGCCCGAGCCCGGCACCTACGAGGCCGGACTCCAGACGCGGGCGGCCCCCTGGGGCCTGGTCCCGGCCGACACGCTCCCGCCCGCCCGGAGCCGCACCGACCACCGGCCGGAGCAGGGCTACTTCCCGCTGGACCGGGAGACCGTCGCCGCCGCCGACGCGATCCTGCACCTCGCCGACGGCACGGCCGCCGCCGAATCCGTCCAGCCCCGGCCCTAG
- a CDS encoding 3-deoxy-7-phosphoheptulonate synthase: protein MDIDLLAARSHTAPQQPDWATHPRLPEVRARLAELPPLVRRRDTDRLRGLLARVAAGEAQAVVVGDCAEDPAESGGPDVAAKSGLAEAIAGTLKMITRRPVVRAARIAGQYAKPRSRPVERVGGRDLPVYRGHMVNAPDPDPESRTPDPERMLTGYASAHAVMGHLGWLSGRTREGCPSVWTAHEALLLDYELAMTRRSADGRHLLASTHWPWLGERTRAADGLHAALLASVVNPVSCKVGPTITPEELLALCERLDPDREPGRLTLTVRMGAGRTGRLPELVEAVRRAGHPVIWMSDPMHGNTVTAPSGLKTRFVEAIVQEVREFQAAVREAGGVPGGLHLETTPEPVTECVQDVSRVHQVPGKYTSFCDPRLNPGQATAVVAAWNA, encoded by the coding sequence GTGGACATCGACCTGCTCGCCGCCCGCTCGCACACCGCACCCCAGCAGCCCGACTGGGCCACCCACCCGCGGCTGCCCGAGGTGCGGGCCCGGCTCGCCGAGCTGCCGCCGCTGGTGCGCCGGCGCGACACCGACCGGCTGCGCGGCCTGCTGGCGCGCGTGGCGGCCGGGGAGGCCCAGGCCGTGGTGGTCGGCGACTGCGCCGAGGACCCCGCCGAGAGCGGCGGGCCCGACGTCGCCGCGAAGTCCGGCCTCGCCGAGGCGATCGCCGGAACCCTGAAGATGATCACCCGCCGGCCGGTCGTGCGCGCCGCGCGCATCGCGGGCCAGTACGCCAAGCCGCGGTCGCGCCCGGTCGAGCGCGTCGGCGGCCGCGACCTGCCGGTCTACCGCGGCCACATGGTCAACGCCCCCGACCCCGACCCGGAGTCCCGCACCCCCGACCCCGAGCGCATGCTCACCGGCTACGCCTCGGCCCACGCGGTCATGGGCCACCTGGGCTGGCTGAGCGGGCGCACCCGCGAGGGCTGCCCGTCGGTGTGGACCGCGCACGAGGCCCTGCTGCTGGACTACGAGCTGGCCATGACCCGCCGCTCGGCCGACGGCCGGCACCTGCTGGCCTCCACGCACTGGCCCTGGCTGGGCGAGCGCACCCGCGCAGCCGACGGCCTGCACGCCGCGCTGCTGGCCTCGGTGGTCAACCCGGTCTCCTGCAAGGTCGGCCCCACCATCACCCCCGAGGAGCTGCTGGCGCTGTGCGAGCGCCTGGACCCCGACCGCGAGCCGGGCCGGCTGACGCTGACGGTGCGCATGGGCGCCGGGCGCACCGGCCGGCTCCCCGAGCTGGTCGAGGCGGTGCGCCGCGCCGGCCACCCCGTCATCTGGATGTCGGACCCCATGCACGGCAACACCGTCACCGCCCCCTCGGGCCTCAAGACCCGGTTCGTGGAGGCGATCGTGCAGGAGGTCCGGGAGTTCCAGGCGGCCGTGCGCGAGGCCGGCGGCGTGCCCGGCGGCCTGCACCTGGAGACCACACCCGAACCGGTGACCGAGTGCGTCCAGGACGTCTCGCGCGTGCACCAGGTGCCGGGCAAGTACACGTCCTTCTGCGACCCCCGCCTCAACCCGGGCCAGGCCACCGCCGTGGTGGCCGCCTGGAACGCCTGA
- a CDS encoding 2,3-dihydro-2,3-dihydroxybenzoate dehydrogenase → MKGTTALVTGAAGGIGAAVARALAEEGAAVALVDRTQEGLDRLAADLAADGHGVLALAADVRSDTEARRAVAAVEDRLGPLDHLVNAAGVLRLGPAWELTDDQWAESIGVNATGVFTMSRAAAARMVPRGRGAIVTVTSNAAGTARKGMAAYAASKAASEMFTKCLGLELAEHGIRCNTVAPGSTDTPMLHSMWAGAADRARTLDGDPAAYRVGIPLRRLAAPEDVAAAVAFLLSDSARHITMHTLTVDGGATLGV, encoded by the coding sequence ATGAAGGGAACCACGGCACTGGTCACCGGCGCCGCGGGCGGCATCGGCGCCGCCGTCGCCCGCGCGCTGGCCGAGGAGGGCGCGGCGGTCGCCCTGGTCGACCGCACCCAGGAGGGGCTCGACCGCCTGGCCGCCGACCTGGCGGCCGACGGCCACGGCGTCCTGGCGCTGGCCGCCGACGTGCGCTCCGACACCGAGGCGCGCCGCGCGGTGGCCGCGGTCGAGGACCGCCTGGGTCCGCTGGACCACCTGGTCAACGCGGCCGGGGTGCTGCGGCTGGGCCCGGCCTGGGAGCTGACCGACGACCAGTGGGCCGAGAGCATCGGGGTGAACGCCACCGGGGTGTTCACCATGAGCCGCGCGGCGGCGGCCCGGATGGTGCCGCGCGGGCGCGGCGCGATCGTCACCGTCACCTCCAACGCCGCCGGCACCGCCCGCAAGGGCATGGCCGCCTACGCCGCGTCCAAGGCGGCCTCGGAGATGTTCACCAAGTGCCTGGGCCTGGAGCTGGCCGAGCACGGCATCCGCTGCAACACCGTGGCCCCCGGCTCCACCGACACCCCGATGCTGCACTCCATGTGGGCCGGCGCCGCCGACCGCGCGCGCACCCTCGACGGCGACCCCGCGGCCTACCGCGTGGGCATCCCGCTGCGCCGCCTGGCCGCGCCCGAGGACGTCGCGGCCGCCGTGGCGTTCCTGCTGTCGGACTCCGCCCGGCACATCACCATGCACACCCTCACCGTCGACGGGGGCGCCACCCTCGGCGTCTGA
- a CDS encoding TioE family transcriptional regulator: MRPLDLAREHGISTQAVRNYERDGFLPAAERTPAGYRVYTDLHAAALRTFLALVPAHGHAAAGRIMNAVHGGRIDDALAAVDEGHAQLLRDRATLDGVREAVEHLRADPGAAPGTAADTGARTIGELARRLRVTPATLRNWEDAGIVVPSRDPATGYRLYRAGDVRDAELAHLLRRGGYPLDRIAAVVAQVRTAGGTDALAGALAEWQRRLTARGRAMLDAAALLSRYLRVYSA; this comes from the coding sequence ATGCGGCCCTTGGACCTCGCGCGCGAGCACGGCATCTCGACCCAGGCGGTCCGCAACTACGAGCGCGACGGCTTCCTCCCCGCCGCCGAGCGCACGCCCGCCGGCTACCGGGTCTACACCGACCTCCACGCGGCGGCGCTGCGCACCTTCCTCGCGCTCGTCCCGGCCCACGGGCACGCCGCGGCCGGGCGGATCATGAACGCCGTCCACGGCGGCCGGATCGACGACGCCCTGGCGGCCGTGGACGAGGGCCACGCCCAACTGCTCCGCGACCGCGCCACCCTCGACGGCGTGCGCGAGGCCGTGGAGCACCTGCGCGCCGACCCCGGCGCCGCCCCCGGCACGGCGGCCGACACCGGCGCCCGCACCATCGGCGAACTCGCGCGCCGCCTGCGGGTGACCCCGGCGACCCTGCGCAACTGGGAGGACGCCGGAATCGTGGTCCCCTCGCGCGACCCCGCCACCGGGTACCGCCTCTACCGCGCCGGTGACGTGCGCGACGCCGAACTGGCCCACCTCCTGCGGCGCGGGGGCTACCCGCTGGACCGCATCGCCGCCGTGGTCGCCCAGGTCCGCACGGCCGGCGGCACCGACGCGCTCGCCGGCGCCCTGGCCGAGTGGCAGCGCAGGCTGACCGCCCGGGGCCGCGCGATGCTCGACGCGGCCGCCCTGCTCAGCCGCTACCTGCGGGTGTACTCCGCCTAG